From Haloglomus litoreum, the proteins below share one genomic window:
- a CDS encoding DUF7521 family protein codes for MVHPFGITAAKTATLILGGLITYLTTKAYRRTGAPSLRALAIGFGIITLGGAVAGVGDLTGAIDLRTSVLVQSVVTAIGFAVITYSLYQE; via the coding sequence ATGGTACACCCATTCGGAATCACGGCGGCGAAGACGGCGACCCTCATCCTCGGGGGACTGATCACGTACTTGACAACGAAGGCGTATCGACGGACCGGGGCCCCCTCGCTCCGGGCGCTCGCGATCGGCTTCGGCATCATCACCCTTGGAGGCGCCGTCGCGGGCGTCGGTGACCTCACCGGGGCCATAGACCTCCGGACGAGCGTCCTCGTCCAGAGCGTCGTGACGGCCATCGGCTTCGCCGTCATCACGTACTCGCTGTATCAGGAGTAG
- the purF gene encoding amidophosphoribosyltransferase — MTGRDADLGGPTEKCGVVGVSLDERAAARPLYYALYALQHRGQESAGIVTHDGFQQHSHVEMGLVGDAFDEGDLDQLNGPVGIGHVRYPTAGSVNACCAQPFSVSFKSGSLGLSHNGNLVNAGEIRDELAGLGHAFTSDGDTEVIAHDLARNLLEEDLVRAVKRTMSRIHGSYSLTIMHDDTVLGVRDPEGNRPLCIGETDDGYILASESAAIDVLDGELVRDVKPGELVILQPDGEGFDAYQLFDRDNTAHCFFEHVYFARPDSVIDGSLVYDVRRDLGRALWAESGVDTDVVMPVPDSGRAFASGYAEAAQEEDASVEFAEGLMKNRYVGRTFIMPTQDARERAVRLKLNPIKDVVEDRTVTIIDDSIVRGTTSTQLVQLMRDVGAEEVHVRIGAPPIVAPCYMGIDMASREELIAGDRTVPEIGEEIAADSLEYLSIDAVADALDQSRADLCLGCVTGEYPYDIEGETTDRDVERPVIGGEPAAADD; from the coding sequence ATGACAGGCCGGGATGCGGACCTGGGCGGCCCGACGGAGAAGTGCGGCGTCGTCGGGGTGTCCCTGGACGAGCGGGCCGCCGCGCGCCCGCTCTACTACGCGCTGTACGCGCTCCAGCATCGGGGACAGGAGTCCGCCGGAATCGTCACACACGACGGCTTCCAGCAGCACTCGCACGTGGAGATGGGCCTCGTCGGTGACGCCTTCGACGAGGGCGACCTCGACCAGCTGAACGGGCCGGTGGGCATCGGGCACGTCCGCTACCCCACCGCGGGCAGTGTGAACGCCTGCTGTGCGCAGCCGTTCTCCGTCTCGTTCAAGTCGGGCTCGCTGGGCCTGAGCCACAACGGCAACCTCGTCAACGCGGGCGAGATCCGCGACGAACTCGCCGGACTGGGCCACGCGTTCACCTCCGACGGGGACACGGAGGTCATCGCGCACGACCTCGCGCGCAACCTGCTGGAGGAGGACCTCGTCCGCGCGGTCAAGCGGACGATGTCCCGCATCCACGGCTCCTACTCGCTGACGATCATGCACGACGACACGGTGCTGGGCGTGCGCGACCCCGAGGGCAACCGGCCGCTCTGCATCGGCGAGACCGACGACGGCTACATCCTCGCCTCCGAGTCGGCGGCCATCGACGTGCTGGACGGGGAGCTGGTGCGCGACGTGAAGCCGGGCGAACTCGTCATCCTCCAGCCCGACGGCGAGGGGTTCGACGCCTACCAGCTGTTCGACCGCGACAACACCGCACACTGCTTCTTCGAGCACGTCTACTTCGCGCGACCGGACTCGGTCATCGACGGGAGCCTCGTCTACGACGTGCGCCGCGACCTCGGGCGCGCGCTCTGGGCCGAGAGCGGCGTCGACACGGACGTCGTCATGCCGGTCCCCGACTCCGGACGCGCGTTCGCCTCGGGCTACGCCGAGGCCGCACAGGAGGAGGACGCGAGCGTCGAGTTCGCGGAGGGGCTGATGAAGAACCGCTACGTCGGCCGCACGTTCATCATGCCCACGCAGGACGCCCGCGAGCGCGCCGTGCGCCTGAAGCTCAATCCGATAAAGGACGTCGTCGAGGACCGCACGGTCACCATCATCGACGACTCCATCGTCCGGGGGACCACCTCCACCCAGCTGGTCCAGCTGATGCGCGACGTGGGCGCCGAGGAGGTCCACGTCCGCATCGGCGCACCGCCCATCGTCGCCCCGTGCTACATGGGTATCGACATGGCCTCGCGCGAGGAACTCATCGCGGGCGACAGGACGGTCCCCGAGATCGGCGAGGAGATCGCCGCCGATTCGCTGGAGTACCTCTCCATCGACGCCGTGGCCGACGCGCTGGACCAGTCCCGCGCGGACCTCTGCCTGGGCTGTGTCACCGGCGAGTACCCCTACGACATCGAGGGAGAGACGACAGACCGCGACGTCGAGCGCCCGGTCATCGGCGGCGAACCCGCGGCGGCCGACGACTGA
- a CDS encoding MoaD/ThiS family protein, whose product MTSDATGLSGGPPASEARETAPEGAEAATTTTVSVRACGRFRREFDDPRFEFTFTGDTLREFVGALLGARPELADRLIGETRREDDAGWTDLQDDMAEGKRPFVRVMIDGTFNEYRGGADAELDDGDRVELVEPLTC is encoded by the coding sequence ATGACCTCTGACGCCACAGGCCTGAGCGGCGGCCCACCCGCGAGCGAAGCGCGGGAGACGGCGCCCGAGGGGGCCGAGGCAGCGACGACGACCACCGTGTCGGTCCGTGCCTGCGGGCGGTTCCGGCGCGAGTTCGACGACCCGCGGTTCGAGTTCACCTTCACGGGCGATACGCTCCGTGAGTTCGTCGGCGCGCTCCTGGGAGCGCGCCCGGAGCTGGCCGACCGCCTCATCGGCGAGACCCGGCGCGAGGACGACGCCGGCTGGACCGACCTCCAGGACGACATGGCCGAGGGCAAGCGTCCGTTCGTCCGTGTGATGATCGACGGGACGTTCAACGAGTACCGCGGCGGCGCGGACGCGGAGCTGGACGACGGCGACCGCGTCGAGCTCGTCGAGCCGCTGACCTGCTGA
- the cysE gene encoding serine O-acetyltransferase → MFDHIREDIRTARETDPAATSAAQVLLYPGLHAVWGHRLAHALHERGHSFAARLLSQFVRLFTGVEIHPAADIGRRFFIDHGMGVVVGETAEVGDDVACYHGVTLGGDSPRREKRHPTVEDGVTLGANATLIGDITVGEGATVGAGAVVTKDVPASATVAGNPARRIDSGDGTEPPAETADDAVDGELSVCGPDCPAAEPAD, encoded by the coding sequence ATGTTCGACCACATCCGCGAGGACATCCGTACCGCCCGCGAGACCGACCCCGCCGCAACCAGCGCTGCCCAGGTCCTGCTCTACCCCGGCCTGCACGCCGTCTGGGGCCACCGGCTGGCCCACGCACTCCACGAACGGGGCCACTCGTTCGCCGCCCGGCTCCTCTCCCAGTTCGTCCGCCTGTTCACCGGCGTCGAGATCCACCCTGCGGCCGACATCGGGCGCCGGTTCTTCATCGACCACGGGATGGGCGTCGTCGTCGGCGAGACGGCCGAGGTCGGCGACGACGTGGCCTGCTACCACGGCGTGACGCTGGGTGGCGACTCCCCACGACGGGAGAAACGCCACCCCACCGTCGAGGACGGCGTCACACTCGGCGCGAACGCGACGCTCATCGGCGACATCACGGTCGGAGAGGGGGCGACGGTCGGCGCGGGCGCGGTCGTCACGAAGGACGTTCCCGCGAGCGCGACCGTCGCGGGCAACCCGGCCCGGCGTATCGACTCCGGCGACGGGACGGAACCCCCAGCCGAGACGGCCGACGACGCTGTCGACGGCGAACTGTCGGTCTGTGGCCCCGACTGCCCGGCCGCAGAGCCGGCCGACTGA
- a CDS encoding 50S ribosomal protein L37e produces MTGAGTPSQGKKNKTTHVKCRRCGEKSYHKQKKQCASCGFGKSAKRRDYAWQDKAGDH; encoded by the coding sequence ATGACTGGAGCCGGCACGCCCTCTCAGGGGAAGAAGAACAAGACGACCCACGTGAAGTGTCGCCGCTGCGGCGAGAAGTCCTACCACAAGCAGAAAAAGCAGTGCGCGTCCTGTGGCTTCGGCAAGTCGGCGAAGCGACGGGACTACGCGTGGCAGGACAAGGCGGGCGACCACTGA
- a CDS encoding winged helix-turn-helix domain-containing protein, whose protein sequence is MARNLRSEPDPRLEEVLTALDDADCRAIIRALDEPLSAGEVSERCDIPSSTAYRKLDLLTEADLLREATEVRPDGHHTTLYDVDFSRVVIALEEDRTLDVGIDRAKRTADEQLAAMWEEVRKET, encoded by the coding sequence ATGGCGCGGAACCTGCGCTCGGAGCCCGATCCCCGCCTCGAAGAGGTACTCACGGCGCTCGACGACGCCGACTGCCGGGCGATCATCCGGGCGCTCGACGAGCCACTATCGGCCGGTGAGGTATCCGAGCGGTGCGACATCCCCTCCTCGACGGCCTACCGGAAGCTGGATCTGCTGACCGAGGCCGACCTGCTCCGGGAGGCGACGGAGGTCCGGCCGGACGGCCACCACACCACGCTGTACGACGTCGACTTCAGCCGTGTCGTCATCGCGCTCGAGGAGGACCGCACCCTCGATGTTGGAATCGACCGGGCGAAGCGCACGGCCGACGAACAGCTGGCGGCGATGTGGGAAGAGGTGCGCAAGGAGACCTGA
- a CDS encoding DUF420 domain-containing protein codes for MTTSEPGSGAAIPLLRDRVREATAVLTIVSLALVFSAALGVVPEGLLPRAPDSVLGAIPPVNAVISLVAIGTISAGWRAIRRGNVTRHARLMVASFGLFATFLVLYLYRVALLGPTPFPGPAAVERFVYLPVLGIHILLAIVCVPLLYYVLLVAATRPPSEVYGSLHPRVGRVAASLWLVSFSLGVAVFAMLYVVY; via the coding sequence ATGACGACCTCCGAGCCCGGCAGTGGGGCGGCGATTCCGCTCCTCCGGGACCGTGTGCGGGAGGCGACGGCGGTCCTGACGATCGTGTCGCTGGCGCTCGTGTTCTCGGCCGCTCTCGGTGTCGTGCCCGAGGGGCTGCTGCCGCGTGCGCCCGACAGCGTGCTGGGGGCTATCCCGCCCGTCAACGCCGTCATCAGTCTCGTCGCCATCGGGACCATCAGCGCCGGCTGGCGCGCGATCCGCCGGGGGAACGTGACCCGCCACGCCCGCCTGATGGTGGCGAGCTTCGGCCTGTTCGCGACCTTCCTCGTACTGTACCTCTACCGGGTCGCGCTGCTGGGCCCGACGCCGTTCCCCGGCCCGGCGGCCGTCGAGCGGTTCGTCTACCTCCCGGTGCTGGGCATCCACATCCTGCTCGCCATCGTCTGCGTGCCGCTGCTGTACTACGTGCTGCTCGTGGCCGCGACCCGCCCGCCGAGCGAGGTGTACGGCTCGCTCCACCCCCGCGTGGGCCGCGTCGCGGCGTCGCTGTGGCTGGTCTCGTTCTCGCTCGGCGTCGCGGTCTTCGCGATGTTGTACGTGGTGTACTGA
- a CDS encoding transcription factor S — protein sequence MKFCDECGSMMHSGKDEATWVCRSCGHEEGRGDDDSETMTTTEGQSDDGPVDMSEVDDEEIGPTTTVICPECGHDRARYEMKQIRAADESETRFFTCTECGQKWREDDH from the coding sequence ATGAAATTCTGCGACGAATGCGGTTCGATGATGCACTCCGGGAAGGACGAGGCTACCTGGGTGTGCCGCTCCTGTGGGCACGAGGAGGGCCGTGGCGACGACGACAGCGAGACGATGACCACCACCGAGGGACAGAGCGACGACGGGCCGGTCGACATGTCGGAGGTCGACGACGAGGAGATCGGCCCGACGACGACGGTCATCTGCCCGGAGTGTGGCCACGACCGGGCCCGCTACGAGATGAAGCAGATCCGCGCGGCCGACGAGTCCGAGACGCGCTTTTTCACCTGCACGGAGTGCGGCCAGAAGTGGCGCGAGGACGACCACTGA
- a CDS encoding LSM domain-containing protein: MPGRPLDVLEETLGDEVTVHLKGGEVYEGVLDGYDQHMNLVLGGENTTIIRGDNVVSIQP, encoded by the coding sequence ATGCCGGGGCGACCGCTCGACGTGCTCGAGGAGACGCTCGGAGACGAAGTGACGGTCCACCTGAAGGGTGGCGAGGTGTACGAGGGCGTCCTCGACGGGTACGACCAGCACATGAACCTCGTCCTCGGGGGCGAGAACACAACGATTATCCGCGGCGATAACGTCGTCTCGATTCAACCGTAA
- a CDS encoding succinylglutamate desuccinylase/aspartoacylase family protein → MTDDDAVDEEGLAALPGPEAEPEPFTYDGGRVDPGETQNVRYGVSETYLGEPIRVPVTIVNGARAGPTMFLSAAAHGDELNGIEVVREVAHEWDHTGLAGTLVCLPVLNVPGFIAQQRYLPIYDRDLNRSFPGDPEGTSAKRIAHRIHRNFLEPCDLGLDFHTSTRGRTNTLHVRANMEHQRTARVANAFASNVIIAGEGPSGSLRREATEAGVPTITVEMGEAHRFQRDLIDRALAGTLSVMAEFGLREEQAVAWPGWRTVVDGSAEKTWLRADAGGLVEMHHNRGSLVYGGDTVCTITNPFKTDSTVVEAPFTGLLVGVLENPLVYPGNPLCHLVQLDERTQRALEREGERTSDARS, encoded by the coding sequence ATGACTGACGACGACGCCGTGGACGAGGAGGGGCTTGCGGCCCTCCCGGGACCCGAGGCCGAGCCCGAGCCGTTCACCTACGACGGCGGCCGGGTCGATCCGGGCGAGACCCAGAACGTCCGCTACGGCGTCAGCGAGACCTACCTCGGCGAACCGATCCGCGTCCCGGTCACCATCGTCAACGGTGCGCGTGCGGGCCCCACGATGTTCCTCTCGGCGGCCGCGCACGGCGACGAGCTGAACGGCATCGAGGTGGTCCGGGAGGTCGCCCACGAGTGGGACCACACGGGCCTCGCGGGGACGCTGGTCTGCCTGCCCGTGCTGAACGTGCCGGGGTTCATTGCCCAGCAGCGCTACCTCCCCATCTACGACCGGGACCTCAACCGCTCGTTCCCGGGCGACCCCGAGGGCACCTCCGCGAAGCGCATCGCCCACCGTATCCACCGGAACTTCCTCGAACCCTGCGACCTCGGGCTGGACTTCCACACCTCGACGCGGGGCCGGACCAACACGCTCCACGTCCGCGCGAACATGGAGCACCAGCGGACGGCACGCGTCGCCAACGCCTTCGCATCGAACGTCATCATCGCGGGCGAGGGGCCCTCGGGGTCGCTCCGGCGCGAGGCGACCGAGGCCGGCGTCCCGACCATCACCGTCGAGATGGGCGAGGCCCACCGCTTCCAGCGCGACCTCATCGACCGCGCGCTGGCGGGGACGCTGTCGGTGATGGCGGAGTTCGGCCTCCGCGAGGAGCAGGCCGTCGCCTGGCCTGGCTGGCGGACCGTCGTCGACGGCTCGGCCGAGAAGACCTGGCTCCGCGCGGACGCTGGCGGCCTCGTCGAGATGCACCACAATCGGGGCTCGCTCGTCTACGGGGGCGACACCGTCTGCACCATCACGAACCCGTTCAAGACGGACTCGACGGTGGTGGAGGCGCCGTTCACGGGACTACTGGTCGGCGTGCTGGAGAACCCGCTGGTCTACCCGGGCAACCCGCTCTGCCACCTCGTCCAGCTGGACGAGCGGACCCAGCGCGCGCTGGAGCGAGAGGGCGAGCGCACGTCGGACGCCCGGTCCTGA
- a CDS encoding alpha/beta hydrolase, which yields MTDHTLRNDPQRTTDDVTRRRYLQLTAASGAALGLGTGTGAAAPDHTREDVTIRSDDSTQPVDIAATVYRPAGASADDPVPMILHSHGWSGSRTSGEGAFRTELDAGFGVLSFDQRGHGESGGQAHIQEPDREGQDVIAVLDHVADLEWVARSEPKGLPIPKKENPTVFAMGRSYGGGYQLVGALTETAERGFTRFDALAPQITWYDLTGSLAPENVVRSTWVLALYAAGASMVPQHIHEGLAYGATTGQWPNGEQPGEPDLERRLSDNGAAGFVADGVRLDVPVLFGQGLSDNLFNLNQAWKNFERALTDGARARSAVVGYNGGHALPNAVPAGDTSFGGVVSGPGFYDEARLKFFKGIRDGDADARSLVGSAYSLQTASGERRVAVERLDDRTRFGEVDLSVYGDGAGGLGIANTDTVASTTGAGAPVHLPLADGPLTVAGVPDLSATVTSLGVDQRLFVGLSVGESPATAQVLQNNVMPIHEVEPVMGADRTVELPGVAADIGPREQLYLTLTAVSDMFPAHGSVRTPGTVLLEDLSVGVPVTDA from the coding sequence ATGACCGACCACACCCTGCGGAACGACCCACAGCGGACGACCGACGACGTGACACGACGGCGCTACCTCCAGCTGACGGCGGCTAGCGGGGCCGCGCTCGGACTCGGGACGGGAACCGGGGCGGCGGCGCCCGACCACACGCGGGAGGACGTGACCATCCGGAGCGACGACTCGACCCAGCCGGTCGACATCGCGGCGACGGTGTACCGGCCCGCCGGCGCGTCGGCCGACGACCCGGTTCCGATGATCCTCCACTCGCACGGCTGGAGCGGGTCCCGGACCTCCGGTGAGGGGGCCTTCCGGACGGAACTCGACGCCGGTTTCGGTGTCCTGAGCTTCGACCAGCGCGGCCACGGCGAGTCCGGTGGGCAGGCCCACATCCAGGAGCCCGACCGCGAGGGCCAGGACGTCATCGCGGTGCTGGATCACGTCGCGGACCTGGAGTGGGTCGCCCGGAGCGAACCGAAGGGGCTCCCCATCCCGAAGAAGGAGAACCCGACCGTCTTCGCGATGGGGCGGAGCTACGGCGGCGGCTACCAGCTCGTCGGGGCGCTCACCGAGACGGCCGAGCGTGGGTTCACGCGGTTCGACGCGCTCGCGCCCCAGATCACCTGGTACGACCTCACGGGGTCGCTCGCGCCCGAGAACGTGGTCCGCTCGACGTGGGTGCTGGCGCTGTACGCGGCCGGCGCGTCGATGGTGCCCCAGCACATCCACGAGGGGCTGGCGTACGGGGCGACGACCGGGCAGTGGCCCAACGGCGAACAGCCCGGCGAACCCGACCTCGAACGCCGGCTCTCCGACAACGGGGCCGCCGGCTTCGTCGCCGACGGCGTCCGGCTCGACGTCCCCGTCCTCTTCGGTCAGGGGCTCTCGGACAACCTGTTCAACCTCAACCAGGCGTGGAAGAACTTCGAGCGCGCGCTCACCGACGGCGCCCGCGCCCGGAGCGCCGTGGTCGGCTACAACGGCGGCCACGCGCTGCCCAACGCCGTCCCCGCCGGCGATACGAGCTTCGGCGGCGTCGTGTCCGGGCCCGGGTTCTACGACGAGGCCCGGCTGAAGTTCTTCAAGGGCATCCGCGACGGTGACGCGGACGCCCGCTCGCTCGTCGGGTCGGCCTACAGCCTCCAGACCGCATCCGGGGAGCGCCGGGTCGCCGTCGAGCGCCTCGACGACCGCACGCGGTTCGGCGAGGTCGACCTCTCGGTGTACGGTGACGGGGCGGGCGGCCTCGGGATCGCCAACACGGACACCGTCGCATCGACCACCGGCGCCGGCGCACCCGTCCACCTGCCGCTCGCGGACGGCCCCCTGACGGTCGCCGGCGTCCCGGACCTGTCGGCGACGGTAACGTCGCTCGGCGTCGACCAGCGCCTGTTCGTCGGGCTCTCGGTGGGCGAGAGCCCCGCGACCGCACAGGTCCTCCAGAACAACGTCATGCCGATCCACGAGGTCGAGCCCGTGATGGGCGCCGACCGGACGGTCGAACTGCCGGGCGTCGCGGCCGATATCGGTCCACGTGAGCAGCTCTACCTCACACTCACCGCGGTCTCCGACATGTTCCCGGCACACGGCTCCGTCCGGACGCCCGGGACGGTCCTGCTGGAGGACCTCTCGGTCGGAGTCCCGGTGACCGACGCCTGA
- a CDS encoding rubrerythrin-like domain-containing protein, translated as MTYTDPHHADDPIYECMDCGDRPSDVDGRLCPKCGGYLTNLGIARDR; from the coding sequence ATGACGTACACTGACCCGCACCACGCCGACGACCCCATCTACGAGTGTATGGATTGCGGCGACCGGCCGTCGGACGTGGACGGCCGGCTGTGCCCGAAGTGCGGGGGGTACCTGACGAACCTCGGCATCGCCCGCGACCGGTAA
- a CDS encoding DUF7521 family protein: MFPSESLLASTKLATLVLGSVIAVLAQRAYRRTGNRSLRALALGFGLLASGGVVAGLLHTLLDLSLLEIQTVQSLFTAAALAVIVRSLLIDDHPGGREMGHGRGSTDGRN; the protein is encoded by the coding sequence ATGTTCCCGAGTGAATCCCTGCTCGCGTCCACGAAGCTGGCGACGCTGGTGCTCGGCAGCGTCATCGCGGTGCTCGCCCAGCGGGCCTATCGCCGGACCGGCAACCGTTCGCTCCGGGCCCTCGCCCTGGGGTTCGGGCTGCTGGCCTCCGGCGGGGTCGTCGCGGGCCTGCTGCACACCCTGCTGGACCTGTCGCTCCTCGAGATCCAGACCGTCCAGAGCCTGTTCACCGCGGCTGCGCTGGCCGTCATCGTCCGCTCGCTGTTGATCGACGACCACCCCGGGGGTCGCGAGATGGGCCACGGCAGAGGCTCCACGGACGGCCGGAACTGA
- a CDS encoding DNA-3-methyladenine glycosylase family protein, producing the protein MAPDADGDDTAPDEPQDPHTHLARDEVLAPLVEGYGPLELDPAGDPFERLVVSLVNQQLSSASAAAIRERLFDRFDVTPAGMLAADEAALRDVGLSGQKIDYVRSAARAAQEGRLDGDRFAAMDDAAVVADLTDIRGVGDWTGKMFAMFVLGREDVFPVEDLGIRRAMESLCGDLSRAEMRQRAEPWRPFRSYAALYLWHHHEDGDPNVPTDG; encoded by the coding sequence ATGGCCCCAGACGCCGACGGTGACGATACGGCACCCGACGAGCCGCAGGACCCCCACACCCACCTCGCCCGCGACGAGGTGCTCGCGCCGCTCGTCGAGGGGTACGGCCCGCTCGAACTCGACCCTGCGGGCGACCCGTTCGAGCGGCTGGTCGTCTCGCTGGTCAACCAGCAGCTCTCCTCGGCCTCCGCCGCAGCGATCCGGGAGCGGCTGTTCGACCGGTTCGATGTGACGCCCGCGGGGATGCTCGCGGCCGACGAGGCCGCCCTCCGCGACGTGGGCCTCTCCGGCCAGAAGATCGACTACGTGCGGAGCGCGGCCCGGGCCGCACAGGAGGGGCGACTCGACGGCGACCGCTTCGCCGCGATGGACGACGCGGCCGTCGTGGCCGATCTGACCGACATCCGCGGCGTCGGCGACTGGACGGGCAAGATGTTCGCGATGTTCGTCCTCGGCCGCGAGGACGTGTTCCCGGTCGAGGACCTGGGTATCCGGCGCGCGATGGAGTCGCTGTGCGGCGACCTGTCGCGCGCGGAGATGCGCCAGCGTGCCGAGCCCTGGCGGCCGTTCCGGTCGTACGCGGCGCTCTATCTCTGGCACCACCACGAGGACGGGGACCCGAACGTGCCGACCGACGGCTGA
- a CDS encoding MoaD/ThiS family protein gives MSTTTDAKGERAATTTVDVKATGHVRRELGEHRFDYTFEGDTLREFLDALFDDHPALKEMLVAETEDGASTAGWVDIEELPGDWAKNPEGEQTRPYVRVVVNGTFNEHLDGFDTELEDGDRVALMYPFMFCM, from the coding sequence ATGAGCACGACCACCGATGCGAAAGGTGAGCGGGCCGCGACCACGACGGTCGACGTGAAGGCAACCGGTCACGTCCGGCGCGAACTCGGCGAGCACCGCTTCGACTACACCTTCGAGGGTGACACGCTCCGTGAGTTCCTCGATGCCCTGTTCGACGACCACCCGGCGCTGAAGGAGATGCTCGTCGCGGAGACGGAGGACGGTGCCAGCACCGCGGGCTGGGTCGACATCGAGGAGCTCCCGGGCGACTGGGCGAAGAACCCGGAGGGCGAGCAGACGCGCCCCTACGTCCGTGTCGTCGTCAACGGCACCTTCAACGAGCATCTCGACGGCTTCGACACCGAACTCGAGGACGGGGACCGGGTCGCGCTGATGTACCCGTTCATGTTCTGTATGTAG
- a CDS encoding RimK family alpha-L-glutamate ligase — translation MSTGTPPGDDAGETTVGVLSLHNSKETKAILNAVDDMGYGTEWLRAENLAVEIEDGVPRLEPDVDVVVNRLLLSKEEHPAELLGLATTVERLAPTLNRPPATLTALHKFASGVALSDAGLPVPDAMMALSKDRLEKGRDRFGPEFVYKTAIGTHGGGTWKLGEEDSLNPKVGTRQAFLQQFLERDPENHTDLRVYVVGGEVVGAMRRHAPEDDWRTNVALGGNVEDAGDALTDEVVDIATRATDVVGLDYAGVDLVEGENGWYILEVNPTAGFKGLFEATGRSPAPYIAQLALDCADVMVEDETVQRLATTLDDSRPSCAPRVETDEPSEPAVIGYIEEVDVVGTSGRKSIMAKSDTGATRTSIDARLAADVGTGPIKDIVKIKSGSLKSGKSRPVVDVVVGVGGTQHTVAASVEDRSHMDYPMLLGRDILEHYRVDVRRRADSDLRSGEDVEEEEENAEE, via the coding sequence ATGAGTACGGGAACCCCGCCCGGCGACGACGCCGGCGAGACGACGGTCGGTGTCCTGAGTCTCCACAACTCGAAGGAGACGAAGGCCATCCTGAACGCGGTCGACGACATGGGCTACGGGACGGAGTGGCTCCGGGCCGAGAACCTCGCGGTCGAGATCGAGGACGGCGTCCCCCGGCTGGAACCGGACGTGGACGTGGTCGTGAACCGGCTGCTGCTCTCGAAGGAGGAACACCCTGCGGAGCTGCTGGGCCTCGCCACGACCGTCGAACGGCTCGCGCCGACACTCAACCGGCCGCCGGCAACGCTGACGGCCCTCCACAAGTTCGCCAGTGGGGTGGCCCTCTCGGACGCTGGGCTCCCCGTGCCGGACGCGATGATGGCGCTCTCGAAGGACCGGCTGGAGAAGGGCCGTGATCGGTTCGGCCCGGAGTTCGTCTACAAGACCGCCATCGGGACCCACGGCGGCGGAACCTGGAAACTGGGCGAGGAGGACTCGCTCAATCCGAAGGTCGGGACCCGCCAGGCGTTCCTCCAGCAGTTCCTCGAACGCGACCCCGAGAACCACACCGACCTCCGGGTGTACGTGGTCGGCGGCGAGGTGGTCGGGGCGATGCGGCGGCACGCACCCGAGGACGACTGGCGGACGAACGTCGCGCTCGGGGGCAACGTCGAGGATGCCGGCGACGCGCTCACCGACGAGGTGGTCGACATCGCGACCCGTGCGACCGACGTGGTGGGGCTGGACTACGCCGGCGTCGACCTCGTGGAGGGCGAGAACGGCTGGTACATCCTCGAGGTGAACCCGACGGCCGGGTTCAAGGGCCTGTTCGAGGCGACGGGCCGCTCGCCCGCGCCGTATATCGCCCAGCTCGCGCTCGACTGTGCGGACGTGATGGTCGAGGACGAGACGGTCCAGCGGCTGGCGACGACGCTCGACGACTCCCGGCCGTCCTGTGCCCCGCGCGTCGAGACGGACGAGCCGAGCGAACCCGCCGTCATCGGCTACATCGAGGAGGTCGACGTGGTCGGGACCAGCGGCCGGAAGTCCATCATGGCCAAATCCGACACCGGTGCCACACGGACCAGTATCGACGCCCGGCTGGCGGCCGACGTCGGGACCGGTCCCATCAAGGACATCGTGAAAATCAAATCGGGCAGCCTGAAGTCCGGCAAGTCCCGGCCGGTCGTGGACGTGGTCGTCGGGGTCGGCGGAACCCAGCACACCGTCGCTGCGTCCGTCGAGGACCGCTCGCACATGGACTACCCGATGCTGCTCGGGCGCGACATCCTCGAGCACTACCGCGTCGACGTCCGCCGCCGTGCGGACAGCGACCTCCGCTCCGGCGAGGACGTCGAGGAGGAGGAGGAGAACGCGGAAGAGTAG